In the genome of Dyadobacter fermentans DSM 18053, the window TCTTCGATGGCCTTTTGCAATTCTTCTTTCTGCTGCGTCAGTTCGTGGGTACGCTCGGCTACGAGGTATTCCAATGATTGCCGCTGCTCCCGGGCGATTTCTTCGTCACGAATCCTGTCGCGGCGTTCCTGTGCCAGCACTTTCTGCTGCTTTTTGGCATAAATCCATATCACAAAGCAGAAAAGCCAGGCGAAGAGAATGGCCATGCCGAAAAAATCGTCGTACTCGTCATGAAACTTGGGCAACACGAGCTTGAAGAAATCACTGAGCATCGACACGCCCACAAACGGCACGATCGACTGCACCAATGTGCGGATCGACCTGAAATCTTCCTCCTTGTAAAATATCGCCAGCAGTCCGATCAACGAAAGATTCCATACCCAAGTGAACATTTCCGGTTGCCTGGCCACGTAATACACCCCCAGCAGGATAAACACGTAGTAGCGTGCATATTTGAAGAAGTTCTCCCATTTGGGCCGCTGATCGGTATGCTGCATCGCCTGCTGGGCGAATTGGACGAGAAAGAAGGCTACGATAAAATGCATGTATATTATCCGGCGTTCGTTTTGCTGAAAAAAGTATCTCTATCCGGCAAAATAGTTATTTTCTCCCGGAAATTAATTCCACTACCGCAATCACGGAACCTGGCTGTTCCGACAGAATGTATGCATTGACCCGCATTAATTCCACCAACAGGCTCGCGCTCACAATCCCAGATCCCGCCAGCGCCGCGATGCAACAGATTTCCGAAAGATGTATTTTTGTTTTAACCAAAACCTAAACACATCACTATGACAGACAAAAACCCGATTTCGGAAGCAAAGCGCTATCTGGACAATGCGCGGACTATTTTGAAAGAGAAAGGAAACAAGGAAAACCGGTTTTATCGCGACCCTAAGTACGTCAAAATGGCGGGCCACACCGCATATGCAGGCGTGCTTCTTGCCCTGGACGCATGTTTCGGAGACAAGACCAAGGGCAGAAAGGACGTAGGATGGTATAAGGAGCAGCTGTCGGGCATGGACAAAACTGCCCTGAAAAACTTCATCAGCGCCTACGATCTGCTGCATGTGGCGATGAGCTACGATGGCAATACCGATTCGGATATCGCCAAACTGGGACTAACGCGCGCAGATGAAATCATCCTGTGGGTCGAGCAGCGGACTGTTACTTGCTAATTGAGCGCTTGCCGGCAGATAATCCGTGCCCTGCCAAAATGATTGGCAGGGCACGGATTGTTTTTAATAGGCTCATTATTTTGACCTTAAAATAATTTGTCGGAGCGTAAAACGGTCGATTTTAGCTAAATTTCCTAAGTACTATGCCCATCGCGGAAGCTGGCTTAGCCGACTATACACTTTTAACGATCGTTCCTGATGCAAAAGCGCTACCTCCTTTCTCTACTGCTCCTTTCGTGCCGTATGGCCTACGCCCAAACCACCGATTCCATTCCGGGCGAATACCATTTGCAGGGCGTCATGGAAACCGCCTCCGCAATCCTGCTCAAACCCGACAGTACTTTCGAAATCTACTTTTCCTACGGTGCTATGGATCGCCAGGGGAACGGGAAATGGACGTTTAAGGATGGCAACATTGTCCTTAACAGCCGCCCCAGACCTGAACGCGATTTCGCGCTGGTTACCAGCAAAACGGTATCCGACGACTTTGTCACCGTCAGAATCGTGGATAGCAATGAGCAGGTACTCCCCTTTTTTGAAACCGTCGTGAAGACTGCCGACGGCGAAAAATATGGCAAGATCAGCCACGAAGGCGTTTTTAGGACACCCAAAACCAAGACCACCGGCATCGACCTCTTCTTCACACTCGCACCGGAACGTTATACTTCATTTCCGCTGCAGTCCGATGATAATTATTTTGAATTCCGCATTGAGCCGTGGATCATGGAGATTTTCGTTGAGCA includes:
- a CDS encoding DUF5618 family protein codes for the protein MTDKNPISEAKRYLDNARTILKEKGNKENRFYRDPKYVKMAGHTAYAGVLLALDACFGDKTKGRKDVGWYKEQLSGMDKTALKNFISAYDLLHVAMSYDGNTDSDIAKLGLTRADEIILWVEQRTVTC